In Hydrogenovibrio marinus, a single genomic region encodes these proteins:
- a CDS encoding methyl-accepting chemotaxis protein, whose translation MSTGKEYILPNDLVILSTSDMFGNIIDYNEGFREASGYDDKELVGKPHNILRHPDMPKEAFKDFWETIKAGHPWQGVVKNKCKNGDYYWVMANATPIIENGKITGYLSVRYPATEQQKQSASKLYADIKAGKASFPWTKQDSKLKQLLLPSISVLVTFLTIIALGFNSELTTLSASLIALSLISISSAAWFTLKSLGISSKLKTGIENLANGNFQQAIDDKTELGFLLNMLRTRVAESEAKNYDAAKNSAILTTAMNSASTNLMVADADFNIKSINLSLVEMFKHNEAALQKALPNFKADKVVNSNMDIFHKNPAHQRQMLSTLMKPWIGDLHVSDLILQLTVVPIIRNEQKVGYVVEWIDKTDEMKNIDDIIRVLERIEEGDFNYRIEVLPGDLEELGNTINRTMNVLGGVMSAIGDVMSAQAQGDLTKELPPGIFKGQIHDLKNAINFSTQKIKEVVGMTIEVSDAVNHAAQEVSQGSLDLSSRVQDQAAALEQTSATMEQMNSQVQSSSNNAQEASQVSVDVQKKVVQGVSTMEQTIHAMNAIEESSHKIADIVTLIDSIAFQTNLLALNAAVEAARAGEHGRGFAVVASEVRSLAQKSADAAKDIKKLIEETVDRVNQGSTLASESGEMLHEINDSIDTVTKMVSGIAQASKEQADGVEQVHKAISQIDSLTQQNAALVEETSAAAEHLKEQAESLQTEMAFFTLGDAEVLDHNKYALTKKKDA comes from the coding sequence ATGAGTACAGGAAAAGAATATATTCTGCCTAATGACTTAGTTATTTTATCTACGTCAGACATGTTCGGAAATATCATCGACTATAATGAAGGATTTCGCGAAGCTTCTGGGTATGATGACAAAGAACTCGTAGGTAAACCTCACAACATCCTGCGCCACCCTGATATGCCCAAAGAAGCGTTTAAAGATTTCTGGGAAACAATTAAAGCTGGTCATCCTTGGCAAGGCGTAGTGAAAAATAAATGCAAAAATGGTGATTACTATTGGGTAATGGCCAATGCCACTCCTATTATAGAAAATGGTAAAATCACAGGTTATTTATCCGTTCGATATCCTGCTACTGAGCAACAAAAACAGTCTGCTTCCAAACTCTATGCAGATATTAAAGCAGGAAAGGCCAGTTTTCCGTGGACGAAACAAGACTCTAAACTCAAGCAGCTTTTACTACCGAGCATCAGTGTCCTAGTAACTTTCTTGACCATTATTGCTTTAGGCTTTAATTCTGAGCTTACGACTCTATCCGCAAGCTTAATTGCTTTAAGTTTGATCTCCATTAGCAGCGCAGCATGGTTTACTTTAAAATCTTTAGGTATCTCTTCCAAATTAAAAACTGGAATCGAAAACCTTGCCAACGGCAATTTTCAACAAGCCATAGACGATAAAACCGAACTTGGCTTTCTGCTAAATATGTTGCGTACACGCGTTGCCGAATCAGAAGCAAAAAACTACGATGCCGCAAAGAACTCTGCCATTTTAACCACTGCGATGAATAGCGCCAGCACCAACCTGATGGTCGCAGATGCAGATTTTAATATCAAAAGCATTAACCTATCTCTTGTAGAGATGTTTAAACACAACGAAGCTGCTTTGCAAAAAGCACTGCCTAACTTCAAGGCTGATAAAGTCGTCAATTCCAATATGGATATATTCCATAAAAATCCTGCGCACCAGAGACAAATGCTCAGCACGCTTATGAAGCCTTGGATTGGTGATTTACATGTTTCAGATTTAATTCTGCAACTGACAGTAGTACCTATTATTCGCAACGAGCAAAAAGTGGGTTATGTTGTTGAGTGGATAGATAAAACCGATGAAATGAAAAATATCGATGATATTATCCGCGTACTTGAGCGCATTGAAGAAGGGGATTTCAATTACCGAATTGAAGTCCTACCTGGTGATTTGGAAGAACTCGGAAACACCATCAACAGAACCATGAACGTTTTAGGTGGCGTCATGAGTGCGATAGGAGATGTCATGTCCGCTCAAGCACAAGGCGACTTAACCAAAGAACTACCTCCAGGCATTTTCAAAGGACAAATTCACGATCTAAAAAATGCTATCAATTTTTCCACACAAAAAATCAAAGAAGTCGTCGGAATGACGATAGAGGTCTCTGATGCGGTTAATCATGCTGCGCAAGAAGTTTCACAAGGTTCATTAGATCTTAGTAGTCGCGTTCAAGATCAGGCTGCCGCACTGGAACAAACCTCTGCAACGATGGAACAAATGAATTCACAAGTGCAAAGTAGTAGTAACAATGCACAAGAAGCCAGCCAAGTTTCGGTAGACGTTCAGAAAAAAGTGGTTCAAGGTGTTAGTACGATGGAACAAACCATCCATGCGATGAATGCCATTGAAGAGTCCAGCCACAAGATTGCAGACATAGTCACGCTTATCGACAGCATTGCCTTCCAAACAAATCTACTCGCGCTCAACGCTGCAGTAGAAGCCGCTCGCGCAGGTGAGCATGGTCGTGGTTTTGCGGTCGTAGCTTCAGAAGTCCGCAGTCTTGCCCAAAAATCGGCCGATGCGGCGAAAGACATCAAAAAACTTATTGAAGAAACGGTCGATCGAGTCAATCAAGGATCTACACTGGCTTCAGAGTCCGGTGAAATGCTCCACGAAATTAATGACTCCATTGATACGGTTACAAAAATGGTTTCAGGAATCGCTCAAGCCTCTAAAGAACAAGCCGATGGCGTTGAACAAGTCCACAAAGCTATTAGCCAGATAGACAGCCTAACGCAACAAAATGCGGCTCTCGTTGAAGAAACAAGCGCTGCAGCCGAGCACTTGAAAGAGCAGGCGGAAAGCTTACAAACCGAAATGGCGTTTTTCACTTTAGGTGACGCTGAGGTGTTGGATCATAATAAATACGCTTTAACAAAGAAAAAAGACGCCTAG
- a CDS encoding response regulator, with the protein MHSLKLLLVEDAVVLQKLQSAMFQKFGHHPVVAASGEQALEILKKESFDVIMMDLVMPGMDGFECTRNIRQSGINTPIVALSGNDDEETLEICYEVGIDGFLKKPTNKAAFDAMMHHIFE; encoded by the coding sequence GTGCACTCACTAAAACTATTGCTGGTTGAAGATGCAGTAGTACTGCAAAAACTTCAGTCAGCCATGTTTCAGAAATTTGGCCATCATCCCGTCGTTGCCGCTTCGGGTGAACAGGCCTTAGAAATACTAAAAAAAGAATCCTTTGACGTCATTATGATGGACTTGGTCATGCCGGGTATGGATGGCTTTGAATGCACTCGAAACATTAGACAATCCGGTATTAACACGCCAATCGTCGCTTTAAGTGGAAACGATGATGAGGAAACACTTGAGATATGCTATGAAGTTGGCATAGACGGTTTTCTAAAAAAGCCGACCAATAAAGCTGCATTTGATGCCATGATGCATCATATATTTGAGTAA
- a CDS encoding cytochrome b, whose translation MDTYSKLSKQTIFLHWVVATFMIGLLAVGVYMHETKSFFLYSWHKSFGVLIVVFVLWRLYNRMKSGWLEPVRQYKPVEISLSKIVHWLLIIGTILMPISGMMMSGLGGYGIPFFGLELVAPNPNPDDPTKMIPLNAPLAQAGKVVHSLVGDILIGAIALHIAGALKHHFIDKDNTLNRMKGMDISSK comes from the coding sequence GTGGATACCTATAGCAAGCTCAGTAAACAAACTATTTTTCTTCACTGGGTGGTCGCCACCTTTATGATTGGCCTCTTGGCGGTCGGTGTCTATATGCACGAGACCAAGAGCTTCTTTTTATACTCCTGGCACAAATCTTTTGGTGTGCTGATTGTGGTATTTGTTCTTTGGCGCCTCTACAACCGTATGAAAAGCGGCTGGTTGGAGCCTGTCAGACAGTACAAGCCGGTTGAAATCAGCCTATCGAAAATCGTTCACTGGTTGTTGATTATCGGAACTATCCTGATGCCTATTTCCGGGATGATGATGTCTGGCCTAGGCGGCTATGGTATTCCGTTCTTCGGTTTAGAGTTGGTGGCACCAAACCCGAACCCTGACGATCCGACAAAAATGATTCCGTTGAATGCGCCTTTGGCTCAAGCGGGTAAAGTGGTTCACAGTTTAGTGGGTGATATTTTGATCGGTGCGATTGCACTACATATTGCCGGTGCGTTGAAACATCACTTCATCGATAAGGACAACACCCTTAATCGTATGAAAGGAATGGATATTTCCTCAAAATAA